AAGATTGAAAGGGTCCAGGTGATCGCTAAATACATCAGTGCGACCATGAAGTAGACCTCAAGGGCGGTGAACGTGGTGGAAATGTAGATTTGTCCCTGACGTACCAGCTCGCCAACGCCAATCACTGAAAACAGTGAGGTGTCTTTAATACTGATAATGCCCTGATTACCCAGTGATGGAATCATCCGGCGAAAAGCCTGGGGCCAAATCACATAGCGAAATGCCTGGGTACGGGAAAGGCCGAGTGATAGCGACGCTTCCCGCTGGCCACGCTCAATCGATTGAACGCCACCGCGGACAATCTCAGAAATATAGGCGCCAGAGTTAACGGCAATCGCAGCAATACCCGCGACGAGCGCATTAATAGGGCTACCCAACAGCTGAGGTAAGCCATAAAAAATGAACAGTACTTGGACAAGAATAGGCGTACCCCGAAACACCTCAACGTAAAAAATAGCCGGCCAGCGTAGCCAGCGCAGGCGGCTAAGCCGCAGCAGGCCAAAGAAAATGCCGATAAAAAAACCAAATGCCAGGCCGCCAAATGAAATAAGTAACGTCCAGGGAATGCCAGGTAGCAGGTAAGGAATAGATCCAAACGCTGCCGACCAATCAAACTGAAAATTGACGTCCACGCGTAGACTCCTGAAACAATAAAGATGAGAAAAAACACTTGAGAAACGCAGCAGGGCCGGGGGCTATGGCCACCCGGCCCTGTAATGATGCTATGCGGTTAGCGAGTCTTTAATCTCACTCTTCGCTAGGCGCTTCACCAAACCACTTTTGATAAATTTCATCGTAGGTACCGTCTTCTTTCATCGCGGCGAGCGCTTCATTGGAAGGTTCTACCCATTCGCTGCCTTTATGAAAAACGATGCCGTATTGCTGACCTTCGTACAGCGGGCCAACGACCTTAGTGCGCCCTTCACCGCGGGTTTGTGAGAAGTAGGCAACGTTAGGCGCATCGTAGAACACCGCATCGACGTTACGGCCTAATAGCGCCATATACAT
This DNA window, taken from Vreelandella profundi, encodes the following:
- a CDS encoding amino acid ABC transporter permease — its product is MDVNFQFDWSAAFGSIPYLLPGIPWTLLISFGGLAFGFFIGIFFGLLRLSRLRWLRWPAIFYVEVFRGTPILVQVLFIFYGLPQLLGSPINALVAGIAAIAVNSGAYISEIVRGGVQSIERGQREASLSLGLSRTQAFRYVIWPQAFRRMIPSLGNQGIISIKDTSLFSVIGVGELVRQGQIYISTTFTALEVYFMVALMYLAITWTLSILLRQLERRGLAGQ